One genomic segment of Cystobacter ferrugineus includes these proteins:
- a CDS encoding cation:proton antiporter, with product MHDAHDFLKALATVLCVAAVTSVIFQRLRQPVVLGYIIAGLIMGPHVPIPLVADPTIVQTLSELGVILLMFSLGLEFSLGKLLKVGLTAGLTAVIQCSLMIWLGFVVGRSFGWTSRESIFTGAIIAISSTTIIAKAFDEQGIKGKLREIVVGILIVEDLIAILLMATLTAISTGAGLSAGQLTLTVGRLALFLVGLVVVGLMVIPRTVRAVHRLKRPETTLVTSVGICFAIALLAQAFGYSVALGAFLAGSLVAESGEEQEIEHLVQPVRDMFAAIFFVSVGMLIDPGLIAENWVAVAVLTGVVILGKLVGVALGVFLTGNGTRTAIQSGLSLAQIGEFSFIIAGLGLSLNATGSFLYPVAVAVSAITTLTTPFLIRASGPVANYVDRKLPKPLQTFAALYGSWVEELRNAPPRQTAGTKIRSKVRLLLLDAALLAAIIIGTSLFLGRMSAALELRSGLGATVARWLVIFLAAVLATPFCVGVVRLASSLGTLLAETAFPSVTGRLDRAAAPRRALVVTLQLASVLGVGAPLVAITQPFLPRFLGAAVLLVLLAVLGMGFWRSATNLQGHVRAGSQVIVEALASQSRVKSHAPHAESLDTLHAILPGLGEPTPVRLESGSPAVGRTLAELNLRGMTGATVLAIRRGEDKVVVPTADEQLREGDVLALAGTHEAIDSARAVLSGSAPAEQQPASA from the coding sequence ATGCACGATGCACACGACTTCCTCAAGGCCCTGGCGACGGTGTTGTGTGTCGCGGCGGTGACGTCCGTCATCTTCCAGCGGCTGCGGCAACCCGTGGTGCTCGGCTACATCATCGCGGGGCTCATCATGGGGCCCCATGTGCCCATTCCCCTCGTCGCGGACCCCACCATCGTCCAGACGCTGTCGGAGCTGGGTGTCATCCTGCTGATGTTCTCGCTCGGGCTGGAGTTCAGCCTGGGCAAGCTGCTCAAGGTGGGACTCACCGCGGGCCTCACCGCCGTCATCCAGTGCAGCCTGATGATCTGGCTGGGGTTCGTGGTGGGCCGCTCCTTCGGGTGGACGTCCCGGGAGAGCATCTTCACGGGCGCCATCATCGCCATCTCCAGCACCACCATCATCGCCAAGGCGTTCGACGAGCAGGGCATCAAAGGCAAGCTGAGGGAGATCGTCGTCGGCATCCTCATCGTGGAGGATCTCATCGCCATCCTGCTCATGGCGACCCTCACGGCCATCTCCACGGGCGCGGGACTGTCCGCGGGCCAGCTCACCCTCACCGTGGGCCGGCTGGCGCTCTTCCTGGTGGGGCTCGTGGTGGTGGGGCTGATGGTCATTCCGCGCACGGTGCGCGCGGTGCACCGGCTCAAGCGCCCGGAGACGACGCTGGTGACGAGCGTCGGCATCTGCTTCGCCATCGCCCTGCTCGCGCAGGCGTTCGGCTACTCGGTGGCGCTCGGGGCGTTCCTCGCGGGCTCGCTCGTGGCCGAGTCCGGGGAGGAGCAGGAGATCGAGCACCTGGTGCAGCCGGTGCGCGACATGTTCGCCGCCATCTTCTTCGTGTCGGTGGGAATGCTCATCGATCCGGGGCTCATCGCCGAGAACTGGGTGGCGGTGGCGGTGCTCACGGGCGTGGTCATCCTGGGCAAGCTGGTGGGGGTGGCGCTGGGGGTGTTCCTCACGGGCAACGGCACGCGCACGGCCATCCAGTCGGGACTGAGCCTGGCGCAGATTGGCGAGTTCTCCTTCATCATCGCGGGCCTGGGCCTGTCGCTCAACGCCACGGGGAGCTTCCTCTACCCGGTGGCCGTGGCCGTGTCGGCGATCACCACCCTCACCACGCCCTTCCTCATCCGGGCCTCGGGACCGGTGGCCAACTACGTGGACCGCAAGCTGCCCAAGCCCCTGCAGACCTTCGCGGCGCTCTATGGCAGTTGGGTGGAGGAGCTGCGCAACGCGCCGCCGCGCCAGACCGCCGGCACGAAGATCCGCTCCAAGGTGCGCCTGCTGCTCCTGGACGCGGCCCTGCTCGCCGCCATCATCATCGGCACCTCGCTCTTCCTCGGGCGCATGAGCGCGGCGCTGGAGCTGCGCAGCGGCCTGGGCGCCACCGTGGCGCGCTGGCTCGTCATCTTCCTGGCCGCGGTGCTCGCCACCCCCTTCTGCGTGGGCGTGGTGCGGCTCGCCAGTTCGCTGGGCACGCTGCTCGCGGAGACGGCCTTCCCCTCCGTGACGGGCCGCCTGGACCGGGCCGCGGCCCCCCGGCGCGCGCTCGTGGTGACGCTCCAGTTGGCGAGCGTGCTGGGCGTGGGCGCGCCGCTCGTCGCCATCACCCAACCCTTCCTGCCCAGGTTCCTCGGCGCGGCGGTGCTGCTGGTACTGCTCGCGGTGCTCGGCATGGGCTTCTGGCGCAGCGCCACCAACCTCCAGGGGCACGTGCGCGCGGGCTCCCAGGTCATCGTCGAGGCGCTCGCGTCCCAGTCCCGGGTCAAGAGCCACGCGCCCCACGCCGAGAGCCTGGACACCCTGCACGCCATCCTGCCCGGACTCGGCGAGCCGACGCCGGTGCGGCTCGAGTCCGGCAGTCCCGCCGTGGGACGCACGCTCGCCGAGCTCAACCTGCGCGGGATGACGGGCGCCACGGTGCTCGCCATCCGGCGCGGCGAGGACAAGGTCGTCGTGCCCACCGCGGACGAGCAGTTGCGGGAGGGAGACGTGCTCGCGCTGGCCGGCACGCACGAGGCCATCGACTCGGCCCGGGCGGTACTCTCCGGGAGCGCCCCGGCCGAGCAGCAGCCCGCGTCCGCCTGA
- a CDS encoding DUF4142 domain-containing protein codes for MKRMIQGVMLAGTLVMGSTSLAQPATKAAAPKAGTAEYKGFVVPTETKALLERLHYVNQTEIKQAKLAQQNASSPEVKSFAEQMLTEHTAADEKILALAKAQNLKLADTPKPINDTEKKALAADKASMEKLQSLKGEAFDGCYMTEQLGAHDSTLGKLAAGKQAVGASPELTTLLDDLTQSVAKHRQHAYALLGKLSPQPAAAGGSGSTGTGTTGSDMGTGSGARK; via the coding sequence ATGAAGCGGATGATCCAGGGAGTGATGCTCGCCGGAACGCTGGTCATGGGAAGCACGTCGCTCGCACAGCCGGCCACCAAGGCCGCGGCGCCCAAGGCCGGCACGGCCGAGTACAAGGGCTTTGTCGTCCCCACGGAAACCAAGGCGCTGCTCGAGCGGCTGCACTACGTCAACCAGACGGAGATCAAGCAGGCCAAACTCGCCCAGCAGAACGCGTCGAGCCCGGAGGTGAAGTCGTTCGCCGAGCAGATGCTCACCGAGCACACGGCGGCCGATGAGAAGATCCTGGCGCTCGCCAAGGCGCAGAACCTGAAGCTGGCGGACACGCCCAAGCCGATCAACGACACGGAGAAGAAGGCCCTGGCGGCCGACAAGGCCTCCATGGAGAAGCTCCAGTCGCTCAAGGGCGAGGCGTTCGACGGCTGCTACATGACCGAGCAGCTCGGAGCCCATGACTCCACGCTCGGCAAGCTCGCGGCGGGCAAGCAGGCCGTGGGCGCCAGCCCCGAGCTCACCACGCTCCTGGACGATCTGACCCAGAGCGTCGCCAAGCACCGCCAGCACGCCTACGCGCTGCTCGGCAAGCTGAGCCCGCAGCCCGCAGCCGCTGGTGGCTCGGGCTCCACCGGTACGGGAACCACGGGCTCCGACATGGGCACGGGCTCCGGCGCGCGCAAGTAG
- the glgX gene encoding glycogen debranching protein GlgX, with amino-acid sequence MTREVWPGKPYPRGATFDGSGVNFAVFSQVATRVEVCLFDPRDPSKEIERFDLPVSTEYTWHGYVPALEPGTLYGFRVHGPYEPHKGHRCNPYKLLVDPYAKALHGEVDWSQPVFGYTLGHEKQDLMRDERDSAPGMPKCVVVSDFFDWGNDRAPDVPWRKTVIYEAHVKGLTMRHPKVPEHLRGTYAGLAHPAVIEHLTKLGVTSVELLPVHEYVDDSFLSDKGLSNYWGYNTLAFFAPEQKYASRKAPGTVVNEFKAMVKALHAAGIEVLLDVVYNHTCEGNHMGPTLSLKGIDNASYYWLMPDARYYLDFTGCGNSVNAANQNASRLIIDSLRYWVQEMHVDGFRFDLATVLGRQGKGEFSPNAAFFQIISQDPVLSRVKLIAEPWDVGLGGYQVGNFPSPWREWNGKYRDAMRRYWKGDENLAGEVGHRLTGSSDMFQSARRRPQASINFITAHDGFTLHDLVTYSHKHNEANGEFNRDGADDNQAWNCGAEGETQDANIVSLRERQKRNLLSSLFLSLGVPMIVAGDEMGRTQGGNNNAYCQDNELSWVDWNLDERRQALLDFTSRLIHFRDTQPVLQRRRFFQGEHIWDSEHKDLTWFRPDGTEMSSEDWQKPFVRSLAFLLGGDAIPSPDERGQRIIGDALLVLLNAHHEAVSFTVPPPTEGKRWVIQLYTASDELGPDAPVPPGRFELIGRSMAVFRQVSTDD; translated from the coding sequence ATGACGAGGGAAGTGTGGCCGGGCAAGCCGTATCCCAGGGGTGCGACGTTCGATGGGTCGGGGGTCAACTTCGCGGTGTTCTCGCAAGTGGCCACCCGGGTGGAGGTCTGTCTGTTCGACCCGCGGGATCCCTCGAAGGAGATCGAGCGCTTCGACCTGCCGGTGTCGACGGAGTACACGTGGCATGGCTACGTGCCCGCCCTGGAGCCGGGCACGCTCTATGGCTTTCGGGTGCATGGTCCCTACGAGCCCCACAAGGGTCACCGTTGCAACCCCTACAAGCTGCTGGTGGACCCCTACGCCAAGGCATTGCACGGCGAGGTGGACTGGTCCCAGCCCGTGTTTGGCTACACGCTGGGCCACGAGAAGCAGGATTTGATGCGCGACGAGCGCGACAGCGCGCCGGGCATGCCCAAGTGCGTGGTGGTGAGCGACTTCTTCGACTGGGGCAATGATCGCGCGCCGGACGTGCCCTGGCGCAAGACGGTCATCTACGAGGCCCACGTCAAGGGCCTCACCATGCGCCACCCCAAGGTGCCCGAGCACCTGCGGGGCACCTACGCGGGGCTCGCCCACCCGGCCGTCATCGAGCACCTCACGAAGCTGGGCGTGACGTCCGTGGAGCTCCTGCCGGTGCACGAGTACGTGGACGACTCGTTCCTGAGCGACAAGGGCCTGTCCAACTACTGGGGCTACAACACGCTGGCCTTCTTCGCCCCCGAGCAGAAGTACGCGAGCCGCAAGGCGCCGGGCACCGTCGTCAACGAGTTCAAGGCGATGGTCAAGGCGCTGCACGCCGCGGGCATCGAGGTTCTCCTCGACGTGGTGTACAACCACACCTGCGAGGGCAACCACATGGGGCCCACGCTGTCGCTCAAGGGCATCGACAACGCCTCCTACTACTGGCTGATGCCGGACGCGCGCTACTACCTGGACTTCACCGGCTGTGGCAACAGCGTGAACGCCGCCAACCAGAACGCCTCGCGGCTCATCATCGACTCGCTGCGCTACTGGGTGCAGGAGATGCACGTGGACGGGTTCCGCTTCGACCTGGCCACCGTGCTCGGCCGTCAGGGCAAGGGGGAGTTCTCCCCCAACGCCGCCTTCTTCCAGATCATCAGCCAGGATCCGGTGCTCAGCCGGGTGAAGCTCATCGCCGAGCCCTGGGACGTGGGCCTGGGCGGCTACCAGGTGGGCAACTTCCCCTCGCCCTGGCGCGAGTGGAACGGCAAGTACCGCGACGCCATGCGCCGCTACTGGAAGGGCGACGAGAACCTGGCGGGCGAGGTGGGCCACCGGCTCACGGGCTCCTCGGACATGTTCCAGAGCGCCCGGCGCCGCCCCCAGGCGAGCATCAACTTCATCACCGCCCACGACGGCTTCACCCTGCACGACCTGGTCACCTACAGCCACAAGCACAACGAGGCCAACGGCGAGTTCAACCGCGACGGCGCCGACGACAACCAGGCGTGGAACTGCGGCGCGGAAGGCGAGACGCAGGACGCCAACATCGTCTCCTTGCGCGAGCGCCAGAAGCGCAACCTGCTCTCCTCGCTCTTCCTGTCCCTGGGCGTGCCCATGATCGTGGCCGGTGACGAGATGGGCCGCACCCAGGGCGGCAACAACAACGCCTACTGCCAGGACAACGAGCTGTCGTGGGTGGACTGGAACCTCGACGAGCGCCGGCAGGCCCTGCTGGACTTCACCTCGCGGCTCATCCACTTCCGCGACACCCAGCCCGTGCTCCAGCGCCGCCGCTTCTTCCAGGGCGAGCACATCTGGGACTCGGAGCACAAGGATCTCACCTGGTTCAGGCCGGACGGCACGGAGATGAGCTCGGAGGATTGGCAGAAGCCCTTCGTCCGCTCCCTCGCGTTCCTGCTCGGGGGCGACGCCATCCCCTCGCCTGATGAGCGGGGCCAGCGCATCATCGGCGATGCACTCCTGGTGCTGCTCAACGCGCACCACGAGGCCGTGTCCTTCACCGTCCCCCCTCCCACCGAGGGCAAGCGGTGGGTGATCCAGCTCTACACGGCCTCGGACGAGCTCGGCCCGGACGCGCCGGTTCCCCCGGGGCGCTTCGAGCTGATCGGCCGCTCCATGGCGGTGTTCCGCCAGGTCTCGACCGACGACTGA
- a CDS encoding ATP-binding protein, which produces MRPRSEESHRILVVDDNPSIHRDFHRILTHSTSGLDALDAMESRLFGEQAPEPRTTAAPCFELDFASAGEEGVQCVRDAVSAGRPYALAFVDVRMPPGLDGVETTLRMWRESSDLQVVLCSAYSDYSWDELVRKLETSERLLILRKPFDTIEVRQMAHALCEKWELLRASQQRMQGLSRAVEERTRALAEANTRLLHAQKLEALGRMSAGLAHEVNNPLSFILSNLRHVVRGLESVPWTPESEELREDLREASRDALRGAERIARIVQDVRVFARVDEPPRERVDVCEVLESAVHMAAEVLGPQPRVVRAFQAVPPVLASEHGLSQVFINLLVNAAHALRGRAQPLLRLGVSRRADGRVAVEVEDNGCGIAPENLGRLFEPFFTTKPAGMGTGLGLSICHGIVTRLGGDISVESTLGQGTTFRVMLPAASQEG; this is translated from the coding sequence ATGAGGCCTCGTTCGGAGGAGAGCCACCGCATCCTGGTGGTCGACGACAACCCCTCCATCCACCGGGACTTCCACCGCATCCTCACGCACTCCACCTCGGGCCTCGACGCGTTGGACGCGATGGAGTCGCGGCTCTTCGGGGAGCAGGCGCCGGAGCCACGCACCACCGCCGCCCCGTGCTTCGAGCTGGACTTCGCGTCGGCGGGGGAGGAGGGCGTGCAGTGCGTGCGCGACGCGGTGAGCGCGGGGCGCCCCTATGCGCTGGCCTTCGTGGACGTGCGCATGCCCCCGGGGCTGGATGGCGTGGAGACGACGCTGCGCATGTGGCGCGAGTCGTCGGATCTCCAGGTGGTGCTCTGCTCGGCCTATTCGGACTACTCGTGGGACGAGCTGGTGCGCAAGCTGGAGACGAGCGAGCGGCTGCTCATCCTGCGCAAGCCCTTCGACACCATCGAGGTGCGGCAGATGGCGCACGCGCTGTGTGAGAAGTGGGAGCTGTTGCGCGCGAGCCAGCAGCGGATGCAGGGGCTGTCGCGGGCGGTGGAGGAGCGCACACGGGCGCTGGCGGAGGCCAATACCCGGCTGTTGCACGCGCAGAAGCTCGAGGCGCTGGGGCGCATGTCGGCGGGACTGGCCCACGAGGTCAACAACCCCTTGAGCTTCATCCTGTCCAACCTGCGCCACGTGGTGCGGGGGCTCGAGTCGGTTCCCTGGACGCCCGAGTCGGAGGAGCTGCGCGAGGACTTGCGCGAGGCCAGCCGTGACGCGCTCCGGGGCGCCGAGCGCATCGCGCGCATCGTGCAGGACGTGCGTGTCTTCGCCCGGGTGGACGAGCCGCCGCGCGAGCGCGTGGACGTGTGCGAGGTGCTGGAGAGCGCCGTGCACATGGCGGCGGAGGTGCTCGGGCCGCAGCCGCGGGTGGTGCGCGCCTTCCAGGCGGTTCCCCCCGTGCTGGCCAGCGAGCATGGCCTGAGCCAGGTGTTCATCAACCTGCTCGTCAACGCGGCCCACGCGTTGCGCGGTCGCGCCCAGCCCCTGCTCCGCCTGGGTGTCTCGCGGCGGGCGGATGGCCGCGTCGCCGTGGAGGTCGAGGACAACGGGTGTGGCATCGCCCCGGAGAACCTGGGGCGGCTCTTCGAGCCCTTCTTCACGACGAAGCCCGCGGGCATGGGCACCGGCCTGGGCCTGTCCATCTGCCATGGCATCGTCACCCGTTTAGGAGGTGACATCTCCGTGGAGAGCACCCTGGGACAGGGCACGACTTTTCGTGTGATGCTGCCCGCCGCTTCCCAGGAGGGATGA
- a CDS encoding two-component system sensor histidine kinase NtrB: protein MSLGLRSWWLRCLDESLTAEQRRLPPDELGRLRVVVGSVGLLLLLDLAYLAMLPFHPPSQRVVQALVLGGNLLVSLGVLVLVRRMRSPLLPSLLLCGSLAVSLLLASLLVELPGGVVHGVYMLVPLLAVYLLGARRGFVFTALLAFNAAFLHEFVHSGLGQTRPLFAEPRLSWSNFTAGLSLMLGWALSWLYNTAREEVHAELRRTLQTLRESEGKLSSLIESTDDVVLSLDARGRLVMANPGAQQLFARMTDGVVLVPGNPLLSRCPPELREWVAARGRMALGGQRVRAEVDVLVEGRPRTVDVLFNPVREGERVVGLTLFGRDLTERKRAELQLGEVHRSLMDASRQAGMAEIATGVLHNVGNTLNSVNVSASVVMERLRDSRVSGLGRAVALLRENEARLGTFLSEDTRGRQLPAYLEALSLQLAQEREMMQEEMRRLVQSVDHIRSVVSMQQRHARFSGAMEQVSIPALLDDALRLLAVSFDRLGIELRREYAAEVPTVLVDRHKLLQILVNLLSNARHALLEEGVEDRRLTLRVESWGERLRISVSDNGVGIAPEVVPRLFSQGFTTKKDGHGFGLHASALAAREMGGQLSCASEGRYRGATFTLELPMGKLTPAESRV, encoded by the coding sequence GTGTCCCTGGGTCTCCGCTCCTGGTGGCTGCGGTGTCTGGATGAATCCCTGACGGCGGAGCAGCGCCGGCTGCCCCCGGACGAGCTGGGCCGCCTCCGGGTGGTGGTGGGCTCGGTGGGCCTGTTGTTGCTGCTCGACCTGGCCTACCTGGCGATGCTGCCTTTCCATCCGCCGTCGCAGCGGGTGGTCCAGGCGCTGGTGTTGGGGGGCAACCTCCTGGTCTCCCTGGGGGTGCTGGTGCTGGTGCGCCGCATGCGCTCGCCCTTGCTGCCGTCCCTGCTGCTGTGTGGCTCGCTCGCCGTGTCGTTGCTGCTGGCCTCGCTCCTGGTGGAGCTTCCCGGCGGGGTGGTGCACGGGGTGTACATGTTGGTGCCCCTGCTGGCCGTCTACCTGCTGGGAGCGCGCAGGGGCTTCGTCTTCACCGCGCTGCTGGCCTTCAACGCGGCGTTCCTGCACGAGTTCGTCCATTCGGGCCTTGGCCAGACGCGCCCTCTCTTCGCCGAGCCGAGGCTCTCGTGGAGCAACTTCACGGCGGGCCTGTCGCTGATGCTGGGCTGGGCGCTGAGCTGGCTGTACAACACCGCGCGCGAAGAGGTCCACGCCGAGTTGCGGCGCACGCTCCAGACGCTGCGCGAGAGCGAGGGCAAGCTGAGCAGCCTCATCGAGAGCACGGACGACGTGGTGCTGTCGCTCGATGCACGCGGCCGCCTGGTGATGGCCAACCCCGGGGCCCAGCAGCTCTTCGCGCGGATGACCGATGGGGTGGTGCTCGTGCCGGGCAACCCGCTCCTGTCGCGCTGTCCCCCGGAGCTGCGCGAGTGGGTCGCGGCGCGCGGCCGCATGGCCCTCGGGGGCCAGCGCGTGCGGGCGGAGGTGGACGTGCTCGTGGAGGGGCGGCCGCGCACGGTGGATGTCCTCTTCAACCCGGTGCGCGAGGGAGAGCGGGTGGTGGGCCTCACGCTCTTCGGCAGGGATCTCACCGAGCGCAAGCGCGCCGAGCTCCAGCTCGGGGAGGTGCACCGCAGCCTGATGGACGCGTCGCGCCAGGCGGGCATGGCGGAGATCGCCACCGGGGTGCTGCACAACGTGGGCAATACGCTCAACAGCGTGAACGTCTCGGCCAGCGTGGTGATGGAGCGGCTGCGCGACTCGCGCGTGTCCGGGTTGGGGCGGGCCGTGGCGCTGCTGCGCGAGAACGAAGCCCGGCTCGGCACCTTCCTGAGCGAGGACACGCGGGGACGGCAGCTTCCCGCCTACCTGGAGGCGCTCTCGCTCCAGCTCGCCCAGGAGCGCGAGATGATGCAGGAGGAGATGCGGCGGCTCGTCCAGAGCGTGGACCACATCAGGTCCGTGGTGAGCATGCAGCAGCGCCATGCGCGCTTCAGCGGGGCGATGGAGCAGGTGTCCATCCCCGCGCTCCTGGACGATGCCCTGCGCCTGCTCGCCGTGTCGTTCGATCGGCTGGGCATCGAGTTGCGGCGCGAGTACGCCGCGGAGGTGCCGACGGTGCTGGTGGACCGGCACAAGCTGCTGCAGATCCTCGTGAACCTGCTGAGCAACGCGCGCCATGCGCTGTTGGAGGAGGGGGTCGAGGATCGTCGGCTCACCCTGCGGGTGGAGTCGTGGGGCGAGCGGCTGCGCATCTCCGTGAGCGACAACGGGGTGGGCATCGCCCCGGAGGTGGTGCCCCGGCTCTTCAGCCAGGGCTTCACCACGAAGAAGGACGGGCACGGCTTCGGCCTGCACGCGAGCGCCCTGGCGGCGCGGGAGATGGGCGGCCAGCTCTCGTGCGCGAGCGAGGGCCGCTATCGGGGCGCCACCTTCACCCTCGAGCTGCCCATGGGCAAGCTGACGCCCGCCGAATCAAGGGTTTGA
- the aat gene encoding leucyl/phenylalanyl-tRNA--protein transferase, with product MPIYLLGDNPNLFPPPERADRTGLLAVGGDLSPERLLAAYSRGIFPWYNEGQPLLWHSPNPRFVLEPAKLHVGRSLRKTLKAGFYDIRWDTAFADVIAACARVPRPGQDGTWITDDMQRAYVTLHELGYAHSVEAWAEGELQGGFYGVSLGAAFFGESMFAHAPDASKVAFVTAVERFQSWGFHFIDCQVETEHLARFGAEPWPRKHFLEALARAQREPTRRGRWSSGTDAPAGSNP from the coding sequence GTGCCCATCTATCTGCTCGGAGACAACCCGAATCTCTTCCCCCCGCCCGAGCGCGCGGATCGCACCGGTCTGCTCGCCGTCGGTGGAGACCTGAGCCCCGAGCGTCTGCTCGCCGCCTACTCCCGGGGCATCTTCCCCTGGTACAACGAGGGCCAGCCCCTCTTGTGGCACTCGCCCAACCCCCGCTTCGTGCTGGAGCCCGCGAAGCTGCACGTGGGCCGCTCGCTGCGCAAGACGCTCAAGGCGGGCTTCTACGACATCCGCTGGGACACCGCCTTCGCCGACGTCATCGCCGCGTGCGCCCGCGTGCCACGTCCTGGCCAGGACGGCACGTGGATCACCGACGACATGCAGCGCGCCTACGTCACCCTGCACGAGCTGGGCTATGCGCACTCGGTGGAGGCGTGGGCGGAGGGCGAGCTCCAGGGCGGCTTCTACGGCGTGTCCCTGGGAGCGGCCTTCTTCGGCGAGAGCATGTTCGCGCACGCGCCGGACGCCTCGAAGGTGGCCTTCGTCACCGCCGTGGAGCGCTTCCAGTCCTGGGGCTTCCACTTCATCGACTGCCAGGTGGAGACGGAGCACCTGGCGCGCTTTGGCGCCGAGCCCTGGCCGCGCAAGCACTTCCTCGAGGCGCTCGCCCGCGCCCAACGCGAGCCCACGCGCCGGGGCCGGTGGAGCAGCGGGACGGACGCCCCCGCCGGCTCAAACCCTTGA
- a CDS encoding LEA type 2 family protein, translated as MRFAPRATVHLLTFAAWLSGCATTPPAAPPLGPVSLAQEETRVITQDLASMELRYSGELTSPQTATLEKADYELVSNGQVLEKGTAPLGVPLVPGAPTAFSFQASTPSVKSPEDLEALSDKGGSLLVAVRGTLTVRSGDSERTLPFAASRQVRVPRLPRVKVLAMEGARYSDEQVDLVMRLGVENPNPFPVRLNGLTWVLGIQGRRLGEGTLGKQDVVDAAATGVYPVEVAVTRETWGPEVRGLIATGTLPYEVAGELTGPLVRVPYSLSGDVKLNVSR; from the coding sequence ATGCGTTTCGCCCCGCGTGCCACCGTCCACCTTCTGACGTTCGCCGCCTGGCTCTCCGGGTGTGCCACCACTCCGCCCGCCGCTCCCCCCCTGGGTCCCGTCTCACTCGCCCAGGAGGAGACGCGCGTCATCACCCAGGACCTGGCGAGCATGGAATTGCGCTACTCCGGCGAGCTCACCAGTCCCCAGACGGCCACCCTGGAGAAGGCCGACTACGAGCTGGTCTCCAACGGGCAGGTGCTGGAGAAGGGCACGGCGCCGCTGGGGGTCCCCCTCGTGCCCGGCGCCCCCACGGCCTTCTCCTTCCAGGCGAGCACCCCGTCCGTGAAGAGCCCGGAGGACCTCGAGGCGCTGAGCGACAAGGGGGGCTCGCTGCTCGTGGCCGTGCGCGGCACCCTGACGGTGCGCTCGGGCGACTCGGAGCGAACCCTGCCCTTCGCCGCGTCCCGGCAGGTGCGCGTGCCCCGGCTGCCGCGCGTCAAGGTGCTGGCCATGGAGGGCGCGCGCTACTCGGACGAGCAGGTGGACCTGGTGATGCGCCTGGGCGTGGAGAACCCCAATCCCTTCCCGGTGCGGCTGAACGGGCTCACCTGGGTGCTCGGCATCCAGGGCCGGCGGCTCGGAGAGGGCACGCTGGGCAAGCAGGACGTCGTGGACGCGGCGGCCACCGGGGTGTATCCCGTGGAGGTGGCGGTGACGCGGGAGACATGGGGTCCGGAGGTCCGGGGGCTCATCGCCACGGGGACGCTGCCGTACGAGGTCGCGGGTGAGCTCACCGGCCCGCTGGTGCGCGTGCCCTACTCGCTGTCCGGAGACGTGAAGCTCAACGTGTCGCGGTAG
- a CDS encoding putative metallopeptidase → MAYLRQNLNKVVRALIRDIAAKMPEFSHVKASRILVVAGEARRASRGTVKPLCFRGGRCTDPSGRRKPIIRIHGRRMLYCITLRPRFFRASTPRGRVQTVMHELFHMSRRFDGTLHARRRHSVLGEDFYRQLKPLVRRYLKQCPAELLEALARSEEVRVLQWLERPGPAYVPSTFRGRTVYTEEQLYYGVVRMVTHKRPQLKLAKSRRKERVEKERVH, encoded by the coding sequence GTGGCCTACCTCCGCCAAAATCTCAACAAGGTCGTCCGCGCGCTCATCCGCGATATCGCCGCGAAGATGCCGGAGTTTTCCCACGTGAAGGCCAGCCGCATCCTCGTGGTGGCCGGCGAGGCCCGGCGCGCCTCCCGGGGCACGGTCAAGCCGCTGTGCTTCCGGGGCGGCCGGTGCACGGATCCCAGTGGCCGCCGCAAGCCCATCATCCGCATCCACGGCCGGCGGATGCTCTACTGCATCACCCTGCGTCCGCGCTTCTTCCGCGCGTCCACGCCCCGGGGCCGCGTCCAGACGGTGATGCACGAGCTCTTCCACATGTCGCGCCGGTTCGACGGCACGCTGCACGCGAGGCGGCGGCACTCGGTGCTGGGCGAGGACTTCTACCGTCAGCTCAAGCCCCTGGTGCGCCGCTACCTCAAGCAGTGCCCCGCGGAGCTGCTCGAGGCGCTCGCGCGGTCGGAGGAGGTTCGGGTGTTGCAGTGGTTGGAGCGCCCCGGGCCCGCCTATGTCCCCAGTACGTTCCGCGGGCGTACGGTGTACACCGAGGAGCAGCTCTATTACGGCGTCGTCCGCATGGTGACGCACAAGCGACCCCAGCTGAAGCTCGCCAAGTCTCGGCGCAAGGAGCGCGTGGAGAAGGAGCGGGTGCATTGA